A DNA window from Phragmites australis chromosome 11, lpPhrAust1.1, whole genome shotgun sequence contains the following coding sequences:
- the LOC133884579 gene encoding uncharacterized protein LOC133884579, with amino-acid sequence MAGGSGEASMSPPFSGGGGKRGRDPDEDVYVDNLHSHKRYLSEIMASSLNGLSVGDSLPDNIMESPARSETASCVRDEILSQYSPMSEDSDDYRCYDTQLNSNVSQADPMVSPSTSPMSSPHRQQKPQSALLPSNPFPLPSCSLSSVVCSHARRGSDNEGRFPSSPNDMCHGADLRRTALLRSVQMRVQGPHAYDLTYGSRHEQEHAHDHEEHLEGLERAEGQSPCRKSMDDEDSYQRPDRDFGRPEHDEIDYIDHCTLDYCPSDPKFKQDDKNQCKFDTSMDKNR; translated from the exons ATGgcgggcggcagcggcgaggCGTCAATGTCGCCGCCgttctccggcggcggcgggaagcGCGGGAGGGACCCGGATGAGGACGTGTACGTGGACAACCTCCACTCCCATAAGCGGTACCTCAGCGAG ATAATGGCGTCCAGCCTGAATGGATTATCTGTTGGAGATTCACTGCCCGACAACATCATGGAGTCCCCTGCGAGATCAGAGACTGCTTCTTGCGTCAG GGATGAGATATTATCCCAATACTCACCAATGTCAGAAGACTCGGATGACTACCGGTGCTATGACACTCAATTAAACTCCAACGTGAGTCAAGCCGATCCAATGGTCAGTCCTTCGACTAGTCCAATGTCATCTCCTCACCGTCAGCAGAAACCACAATCTGCTTTGTTACCTTCAAACCCATTCCCTCTCCCCAGCTGCTCCCTCTCATCAGTGGTCTGCTCTCATGCTCGCCGTGGCTCTGACAATGAAGGACGGTTCCCATCCTCGCCGAATGACATGTGCCATGGGGCAGACCTGAGGCGAACAGCACTACTGAGGTCGGTGCAAATGAGGGTGCAGGGACCCCACGCGTACGACCTGACATATGGCAGCAGACACGAACAAGAACATGCACATGATCATGAGGAACATCTAGAGGGTTTGGAAAGGGCAGAAGGGCAGTCTCCTTGCAGGAAATCAATGGATGATGAAGACAGCTACCAGAGGCCTGACCGCGATTTCGGTCGACCAGAGCATGATGAGATAGATTACATCGACCACTGCACATTGGATTATTGTCCAAGTGATCCAAAGTTTAAGCAAGATGATAAGAACCAATGTAAATTTGACACCAGTATGGATAAGAATAGATAG
- the LOC133884577 gene encoding protein disulfide isomerase-like 2-1, which produces MAPPQISRKILGLLLLLAAVVSPAAADGDEVVALTESTFEKEVGQDRAALVEFYAPWCGHCKKLAPEYEKLAASFKKAKSVLIAKVDCDEHKSLCSKYGVSGYPTIQWFPKGSLEPKNYEGQRTMEALAEFVNTEAGTNVKIAAVPSSVVVLTAETFDSIVLDETKDVLVEFYAPWCGHCKHLAPVYEKLASVFKQDEGVVIANLDADKHTDLAEKYGVSGFPTLKFFPKGNKAGEDYDGGRDLDDFVKFINEKCGTSRDSKGQLSSEAGIVASLNPLVKEFLNAADDKRKEVLSKMEEDVAKLSGSAAKHGKIYVTAAKKIIDKGSDYTKKETERLQRMLEKSISPSKADEFIIKKNILSTFSS; this is translated from the exons ATGGCGCCCCCTCAGATCTCCCGCAAAatcctcggcctcctcctcctcctcgccgcggtCGTCTCCCCGGCCGCTGCCGACGGCGACGAGGTCGTGGCCCTGACGGAGTCCACCTTCGAGAAGGAGGTCGGACAGGACCGCGCCGCACTCGTCGAGTTCTACGCACCATG GTGCGGCCACTGCAAGAAGCTTGCCCCCGAGTATGAAAAACTTGCTGCAAGTTTCAAGAAGGCTAAATCAGTATTAATTGCAAAG GTTGACTGCGATGAGCACAAGAGTTTGTGCAGCAAGTATGGAGTTTCTGGGTACCCTACAATTCAATGGTTTCCCAAAGGTTCTTTGGAGCCAAAGAA TTATGAAGGTCAGCGAACCATGGAAGCCCTTGCAGAATTTGTTAATACTGAAGCAG GTACCAATGTAAAGATAGCAGCAGTTCCTTCAAGTGTCGTGGTCCTGACTGCAGAGACCTTTGACTCAATTGTCCTTGATGAAACCAAAGATGTCCTTGTTGAGTTCTATGCCCCATG GTGTGGTCACTGCAAGCATCTTGCTCCA GTATATGAGAAGCTGGCTTCAGTTTTCAAGCAGGACGAGGGTGTTGTGATTGCCAATCTTGATGCTGACAAGCACACTGACTTGGCTGAGAA GTACGGTGTTTCTGGTTTCCCTACATTGAAGTTCTTCCCTAAGGGAAACAAAGCTGGTGAAGATTATGATGGTGGACGGGACTTGGATGACTTTGTGAAGTTCATCAATGAGAAGTGTGGCACCAGCCGGGATTCAAAGGGTCAACTAAGTTCAGAG GCTGGGATTGTGGCAAGCTTGAATCCTCTTGTGAAGGAGTTCCTCAATGCTGCAGATGACAAGCGGAAGGAAGTCCTCTCTAAAATGGAAGAGGATGTTGCTAAGCTCAGTGGTTCTGCTGCTAA GCATGGAAAGATCTATGTGACCGCTGCGAAGAAGATTATAGACAAGGGCTCTGACTATACTAAGAAGGAAACTGAGAGGCTGCAACGCATGTTGGAGAAG TCGATCAGTCCTTCCAAAGCTGATGAATTCATCATCAAGAAGAACATTCTTTCGACATTCTCTTCTTGA
- the LOC133884578 gene encoding dnaJ protein ERDJ3B, whose amino-acid sequence MAAQGRGGAARLAAAFLVLLHLAAATAGKSYYDVLQVPKGASEDQIKRSYRKLALKYHPDKNPNNEEANKRFAEINNAYEVLTDQEKRKIYDRYGEEGLKQFQGGRGGGGGMNIQDIFSSFFGGGGGGGMEEEEQILKGDEVIVELDASLEDLYMGGSLKVWREKNVIKPAPGKRSCNCRNEVYHRQIGPGMYQQMTEQVCDQCPNVKYVREGDFLTVDIEKGMQDGQEVLFFEEGEPKIDGEPGDLKFRIRTAPHERFRREGNDLHTTVTISLLQALVGFEKTVKHLDNHLVEIGTKGVTKPKEIRKFKGEGMPLYQSNKKGDLYVTFEVLFPKTLTDDQKAKLKDVLA is encoded by the exons ATGGCGGcgcaggggaggggaggggcggcgcggctcgccgccgccttcctcgTCCTGCTGCATCTCGCGGCGGCGACTGCCGG GAAGAGCTACTACGACGTGCTGCAGGTGCCCAAGGGCGCGTCGGAGGATCAGATCAAGAGGTCCTACCGCAAGCTCGCGCTCAAGTACCATCCCGACAAGAACCCTAACAACGAGGAGGCCAACAAGCGCTTCGCCGAGATCAATAACG CGTACGAGGTGTTGACGGAtcaggagaagaggaagatctaTGACCGGTACGGCGAGGAGGGGCTGAAGCAGTTCCAAGGCgggagaggcggcggtggcgggatGAACATTCAGGACATCTTTAGCAG CTtttttggtggtggtggtggtggtggaatggaAGAGGAAGAGCAGATCCTAAAAGGTGACGAGGTGATTGTTGAACTCGATGCTTCACTAGAGGACCTGTACATGGGTGGTTCCTTAAAG GTTTGGAGAGAGAAAAATGTCATAAAGCCAGCACCAGGAAAAAGGAGTTGCAACTGTAGAAATGAAGTTTACCATCGACAAATTGGTCCAGGAATGTATCAACAGATGACCGAACAG GTCTGCGACCAATGTCCTAATGTGAAGTATGTACGAGAAGGTGATTTTTTGACTGTTGATATCGAGAAGGGAATGCAAGATGGACAG GAGGTTCTATTTTTTGAGGAAGGCGAGCCTAAGATTGATGGGGAACCTGGTGATTTGAAG TTTAGGATCCGAACAGCACCACACGAACGCTTCAGAAGAGAAGGCAATGACCTGCACACAACAGTTACAATATCCCTG CTGCAAGCTCTGGTTGGTTTCGAGAAGACCGTCAAGCATCTCGACAACCATCTGGTGGAAATTGGCACCAAG GGTGTCACTAAACCAAAAGAGATCAGGAAGTTCAAAGGTGAAGGCATGCCACTGTACCAAAGCAACAAGAAGGGCGACCTGTACGTAACGTTCGAGGTGTTGTTCCCAAAGACCCTAACTGACGACCAGAAGGCTAAGCTGAAGGATGTTCTTGCGTAG
- the LOC133884576 gene encoding tubulin gamma-2 chain-like produces MPREIITIQVGQCGNQIGMEFWKQLCLEHGIGKDGLLEDFATQGGDRKDVFFYQADDQHYIPRALLVDLEPRVINGIQNSEYRNLYNHENVFVAEHGGGAGNNWASGYHQGEQVVDDIMDMVDREADGSDSLEGFVLCHSIAGGTGSGMGSYLLETLNDRYSKKLVQTYSVFPNQMETSDVVVQPYNSLLTLKRLTLNADCVVVLDNTALNRIAVERLHLSNPTFAQTNSLVSTVMSASTTTLRYPGYMNNDLVGLLASLIPTPRCHFLMTGYTPLTVERQVNMIRKTTVLDVMRRLLQTKNIMVSSYARTKEASQAKYISILNIIQGEVDPTQVHESLQRIRERKLVNFIDWAPASIQVALSRKSPYVQTTHRVSGLMLANHTSIRHLFSKCLGQYEKLRKKQAFLDNYRKFPMFADNDLSEFDESREIIESLVDEYKACESPDYIKWGMEDPGEATVAAALDSKLVV; encoded by the exons ATGCCGCGCGAGATCATAACGATCCAGGTGGGGCAATGCGGGAACCAGATCGGGATGGAGTTCTGGAAGCAGCTCTGCCTCGAGCACGGCATCGGCAAGGACGGCCTCCTCGAGGACTTCGCCACCCAG GGTGGTGACAGGAAGGACGTCTTCTTTTACCAGGCCGATGACCAGCACTACATACCCAGGGCTCTTTTGGTGGATCTAGAGCCGAGAGTGATCAATGGAATACAAAACAGCGAGTACAGGAACCTGTACAACCATGAGAATGTATTTGTCGCTGAgcatggtggtggtgctggaAACAACTGGGCTAGCGGGTACCATCAG GGTGAACAAGTTGTTGATGATATCATGGACATGGTCGATAGAGAAGCAGATGGAAGCGATAGCCTTGAGGGTTTCGTTCTTTGTCACTCTATCGCTGGTGGAACTGGTTCAG GTATGGGTTCTTATCTGTTGGAGACACTAAATGATCGGTACAGCAAAAAGCTTGTGCAGACATATAGTGTTTTTCCAAATCAGATGGAAACAAGTGATGTTGTTGTCCAACCTTACAACTCACTTTTAACTCTGAAGCGGCTGACACTGAATGCTGATTGTGTGGTTGTTCTTGACAATACGGCTCTTAATAGGATTGCAGTAGAGCGTCTTCATTTATCAAATCCTACTTTTGCGCAAACAAACTCTTTGGTCTCCACGGTTATGTCAGCTAGCACAACTACTTTGAGGTATCCTGGATATATGAACAATGATCTGGTTGGCCTTCTTGCCTCCTTGATCCCTACTCCAAGGTGTCATTTTCTAATGACAGGTTATACTCCATTGACCGTTGAACGCCAG GTTAATATGATACGCAAAACGACGGTACTGGATGTTATGAGAAGACTTCTGCAG ACAAAGAATATAATGGTGTCATCATATGCCCGAACAAAGGAAGCCAGCCAGGCTAAATACATTTCCATACTTAATATCATTCAAGGAGAGGTCGACCCTACACAG GTCCATGAGAGCCTGCAAAGGATACGCGAAAGGAAGCTTGTTAACTTCATAGATTGGGCACCTGCAAGCATTCAG GTTGCCTTGTCAAGAAAATCCCCATATGTTCAAACAACTCACAGG GTTAGTGGTTTGATGTTAGCGAATCATACTAGTATTCGCCACTTGTTCAGCAAATGCCTGGGACAATATGAAAAGCTAAGGAAAAAGCAAGCTTTTCTTGACAACTACAGGAAGTTCCCAATGTTTGCG GACAATGATCTCTCTGAATTTGATGAATCTCGAGAGATAATAGAGAGCCTAGTTGACGAGTACAAGGCTTGTGAATCACCAGACTACATCAAATGGGGAATGGAG GACCCTGGAGAGGCAACCGTTGCGGCTGCACTTGATTCTAAGTTAGTGGTGTAA
- the LOC133885771 gene encoding dihydrolipoyl dehydrogenase 2, chloroplastic-like isoform X1, translated as MQSTAAVPMSASVITTGGSGARSGAARRPGRIRVCWLRGEALACPSLRISQEPARRAVARAAAASNGAVAGSGGFDYDLVIIGAGVGGHGAALHAVEEGLKTAIIEGDVVGGTCVNRGCVPSKALLAVSGRMRELHDEHHMKSLGLQVSSPGYDRQAVADHANNLASKIRSNLTNSMNALGVDILTGVGTIVGKQKVRYGKVGFPDKEITARNIIIATGSVPFVPKGIEIDGKTVFTSDHALKLESVPDWIAIVGSGYIGLEFSDVYTALGSEVTFVEALDQLMPGFDPEIAKLAQRVLINPRKIDYHTGVFASKITPAKDGKPVLIELIDAKTKEHKETLEVDAALIATGRAPFTKGLGLENINVVTQRGFVPVDERMQVMDADGNVVPDLYCIGDANGKLMLAHAASAQGISVVEQISGRDHVLNHLSIPAACFTHPEISMVGLTEPQAREKADKEGFEINVVKTSFKANTKALAENGADGLAKLIYRRDTGEILGVHILGLHAADLIHEASNAIALGTCVQDIKFAVHAHPTLSEVLDELFKSAKLQPRGVQDSKPNQPPQPLLKVLSFITSLFSSQK; from the exons ATGCAGTCCACCGCGGCCGTGCCCATGTCCGCCTCGGTGATCACCACCGGCGGCAGTGGTGCCAGATCcggggcggcgcggcggcccGGCAGGATCCGGGTCTGCTGGCTCCGGGGCGAGGCCCTCGCGTGCCCCTCGCTGCGGATCTCGCAGGAGCCAGCGAGGCGGGCGGTGGCGAGGGCAGCGGCGGCGTCGAATGGCGCGGTGGCGGGGAGCGGCGGGTTCGACTACGACCTCGTCATCATCGGCGCGGGCGTCGGGGGGCACGGCGCCGCGCTGCACGCCGTCGAGGAG GGTTTGAAAACTGCCATTATTGAGGGTGATGTTGTGGGTGGGACTTGTGTAAACAGAGGTTGTGTCCCATCGAAAGCACTCCTTGCTGTCAGTGGTCGGATGCGGGAGCTTCACGATGAACATCATATGAAGTCTTTGGGTCTACAG GTTTCATCTCCAGGATATGACAGACAAGCTGTTGCCGATCATGCAAACAATCTTGCCTCCAAAATCCGAAGCAACTTGACTAACTCAATGAATGCTCTGGGAGTGGACATACTGACAGGTGTTGGCACAATTGTG GGAAAGCAAAAGGTACGATATGGAAAAGTTGGTTTTCCAGATAAAGAAATCACTGCTAGGAACATCATAATTGCCACTGGGTCAGTTCCTTTTGTTCCCAAAGGCATTGAAATTGATG GGAAAACTGTATTTACCAGTGATCATGCACTAAAACTGGAGTCAGTTCCAGACTGGATCGCTATTGTTGGAAGTGGTTACATTGGACTTGAGTTCAGTGATGTATACACAGCTCTAGGAAGTGAG GTTACTTTTGTTGAAGCTCTTGACCAGCTGATGCCTGGTTTTGATCCTGAAATTGCAAAATTAGCCCAGAGAGTTCTTATCAATCCCCGGAAAATTGACTATCACACTGGTGTTTTTGCAAGCAAG ATTACTCCAGCAAAGGATGGAAAACCTGTGCTCATTGAGCTAATTGATGCAAAGACAAAGGAGCACAAAGAAACCCTCGAG GTGGATGCAGCCCTTATAGCCACAGGAAGAGCGCCATTCACCAAAGGACTTGGCTTGGAAAAT ATCAATGTTGTCACACAACGTGGTTTTGTACCTGTTGATGAACGGATGCAAGTCATGGATGCAGATGGCAATGTG GTACCGGATTTATATTGTATTGGAGATGCCAATGGTAAACTCATGCTTGCCCATGCTGCCAGTGCACAAGGAATCTCAG TTGTTGAGCAAATCTCTGGAAGGGACCACGTGCTAAATCATTTAAGCATCCCGGCTGCTTGTTTCACTCATCCAGAGATTAGTATGGTTGGGCTGACAGAG CCACAAGCCAGAGAAAAGGCTGACAAAGAAGGAtttgaaataaatgttgttAAGACCAGCTTTAAGGCTAACACAAAAGCTTTGGCAGAAAATGGAGCAGATGGGCTTGCTAAG TTGATTTACCGGCGTGACACAGGTGAAATTCTTGGGGTTCACATTTTGGGTTTGCATGCTGCTGACCTCATCCATGAGGCATCCAATGCCATCGCCCTAGGAACTTGTGTGCAA GACATCAAGTTTGCTGTTCACGCACACCCAACCTTGTCCGAGGTCCTGGATGAACTCTTCAAATCAGCCAAG TTGCAGCCTAGAGGAGTGCAGGACAGCAAGCCGAACCAGCCACCCCAACCGCTCCTGAAGGTCCTCAGTTTCATCACGAGCCTGTTCTCTTCCCAGAAATGA
- the LOC133885771 gene encoding dihydrolipoyl dehydrogenase 1, chloroplastic-like isoform X2, which yields MQSTAAVPMSASVITTGGSGARSGAARRPGRIRVCWLRGEALACPSLRISQEPARRAVARAAAASNGAVAGSGGFDYDLVIIGAGVGGHGAALHAVEEGLKTAIIEGDVVGGTCVNRGCVPSKALLAVSGRMRELHDEHHMKSLGLQVSSPGYDRQAVADHANNLASKIRSNLTNSMNALGVDILTGVGTIVGKQKVRYGKVGFPDKEITARNIIIATGSVPFVPKGIEIDGKTVFTSDHALKLESVPDWIAIVGSGYIGLEFSDVYTALGSEVTFVEALDQLMPGFDPEIAKLAQRVLINPRKIDYHTGVFASKITPAKDGKPVLIELIDAKTKEHKETLEVDAALIATGRAPFTKGLGLENINVVTQRGFVPVDERMQVMDADGNVVPDLYCIGDANGKLMLAHAASAQGISVVEQISGRDHVLNHLSIPAACFTHPEISMVGLTEPQAREKADKEGFEINVVKTSFKANTKALAENGADGLAKLIYRRDTGEILGVHILGLHAADLIHEASNAIALGTCVQDIKFAVHAHPTLSEVLDELFKSAKVNSGVSHSVNEPVAA from the exons ATGCAGTCCACCGCGGCCGTGCCCATGTCCGCCTCGGTGATCACCACCGGCGGCAGTGGTGCCAGATCcggggcggcgcggcggcccGGCAGGATCCGGGTCTGCTGGCTCCGGGGCGAGGCCCTCGCGTGCCCCTCGCTGCGGATCTCGCAGGAGCCAGCGAGGCGGGCGGTGGCGAGGGCAGCGGCGGCGTCGAATGGCGCGGTGGCGGGGAGCGGCGGGTTCGACTACGACCTCGTCATCATCGGCGCGGGCGTCGGGGGGCACGGCGCCGCGCTGCACGCCGTCGAGGAG GGTTTGAAAACTGCCATTATTGAGGGTGATGTTGTGGGTGGGACTTGTGTAAACAGAGGTTGTGTCCCATCGAAAGCACTCCTTGCTGTCAGTGGTCGGATGCGGGAGCTTCACGATGAACATCATATGAAGTCTTTGGGTCTACAG GTTTCATCTCCAGGATATGACAGACAAGCTGTTGCCGATCATGCAAACAATCTTGCCTCCAAAATCCGAAGCAACTTGACTAACTCAATGAATGCTCTGGGAGTGGACATACTGACAGGTGTTGGCACAATTGTG GGAAAGCAAAAGGTACGATATGGAAAAGTTGGTTTTCCAGATAAAGAAATCACTGCTAGGAACATCATAATTGCCACTGGGTCAGTTCCTTTTGTTCCCAAAGGCATTGAAATTGATG GGAAAACTGTATTTACCAGTGATCATGCACTAAAACTGGAGTCAGTTCCAGACTGGATCGCTATTGTTGGAAGTGGTTACATTGGACTTGAGTTCAGTGATGTATACACAGCTCTAGGAAGTGAG GTTACTTTTGTTGAAGCTCTTGACCAGCTGATGCCTGGTTTTGATCCTGAAATTGCAAAATTAGCCCAGAGAGTTCTTATCAATCCCCGGAAAATTGACTATCACACTGGTGTTTTTGCAAGCAAG ATTACTCCAGCAAAGGATGGAAAACCTGTGCTCATTGAGCTAATTGATGCAAAGACAAAGGAGCACAAAGAAACCCTCGAG GTGGATGCAGCCCTTATAGCCACAGGAAGAGCGCCATTCACCAAAGGACTTGGCTTGGAAAAT ATCAATGTTGTCACACAACGTGGTTTTGTACCTGTTGATGAACGGATGCAAGTCATGGATGCAGATGGCAATGTG GTACCGGATTTATATTGTATTGGAGATGCCAATGGTAAACTCATGCTTGCCCATGCTGCCAGTGCACAAGGAATCTCAG TTGTTGAGCAAATCTCTGGAAGGGACCACGTGCTAAATCATTTAAGCATCCCGGCTGCTTGTTTCACTCATCCAGAGATTAGTATGGTTGGGCTGACAGAG CCACAAGCCAGAGAAAAGGCTGACAAAGAAGGAtttgaaataaatgttgttAAGACCAGCTTTAAGGCTAACACAAAAGCTTTGGCAGAAAATGGAGCAGATGGGCTTGCTAAG TTGATTTACCGGCGTGACACAGGTGAAATTCTTGGGGTTCACATTTTGGGTTTGCATGCTGCTGACCTCATCCATGAGGCATCCAATGCCATCGCCCTAGGAACTTGTGTGCAA GACATCAAGTTTGCTGTTCACGCACACCCAACCTTGTCCGAGGTCCTGGATGAACTCTTCAAATCAGCCAAG GTTAATTCAGGTGTTTCTCATTCTGTAAATGAACCAGTTGCAGCCTAG